TAGGAGATAATTCTAATGCTCTAGCGGTTGCTAATCATCCTATTTCACTTAATACATTAAATGGGTATGTTGATGGAGTAATGGTTTCCTATATAGTAACAGATACCTCCGATAATAAAACTGCTGTTTCCATTACTGAGAGTCAAGGGCATCAAATAAATTTCGCTCCATTATTAGCGTCAGTACCAAATCAATTCCTTCAGCAAGGGTATGACTTTCTTAATGGGATAAAAGGAGAAGGGCCATTTGGATTTCAGCTTCCTGTTGGAACAGCACTACCAGGAGATAATGACTATAGCCCTTTAATTCATCTAAACTTTGTAAATTGGACAGATCCGGGTCAAGCAAAGATCTTGAAATCAACCGAAGAAATTGTTCAAGCGGAGCAAAGTGGTAAAGTTCGGATAGCTCCATCAGGTATAATCATAAATAATCCTGCTGTGTGGCCTGAATAACTTTGTCTATAGTTGTTTGAACCCATATGATATTGTGTCTGGCTGACTTCGAATCTATGAGGTAAATGAGATCTGTTAATTTGGAAAATATTAGCAAAGATGAGGTGGAATCGCTTCTCGAGAATGAGAATTATTTTACCTATCACTTTATGGTCTTTTTAGGTCGACATTTTTCTTAAATTATGTAATTTCATCTATTCAAAACCTAAAATCAATGTTCCTTAGTGATCCGATTTGATACGGTGAATGTAAGGATTAGACTGGAGTCCTAAAAAATTATTGAGGCAACATATCAATGATTTTATTGACTAATCAAATCGAACTAGAGCCCTGCCCATGGTATCTCCTTTAAAAAGACTAACAAAGGCCTTTGGCGCATTTTCCAATCCTTCGACAATATATTCTTTAAGTTTTATCCTATCTTCACTAATCCATTTAGACATATTTGAATTAAATTCGCTCAAAATATCAAAATGATCGCTCCAAATAAAACCTTGAAGTTTAAGCCTATGTGAGACAGCCAAAGAAAGATTAGATGGTTCTAAAGATGGTGATTTGTTAATATGTTGATCTAGGTTACCAGATGATATCTTGAGATCATCATTGTATTGAGATGTTGTTCCACACAGAGCAATTCTTCCAAAAGTATTCATGTTGTTAATGGCTGCCTCTAGGTGTTTACCTCCAACATTATCAAAATATAGATCGATCCCGTTTGGACACACTCTACTTAATTTCTCAGAGATGTTATCCAACCCTATTTTTCGATAGTTAAAAGCATAGTCTACTCCAAGTTCATCAACTAACCACCTTGCTTTCTCATCACTACCGCAGCTGCCTACGACTTGACAACCCTTTATTTTGGCAAGCTGACACACAACAGAGCCCACTCCTCCTGCAGCTGATGATACAAACACAGTATCTTGTTTTTCTCTTAAATTGCAGATTTTAAAAAGACCAACATATGCTGTGATGCCTGTGATTCCAAGTAAACCTAGAAAGGATCTTAATGGCCCTAATGTAGAATTGACTTTTGATATGGATTTTTCTTCACTTTGAGTTTCTTTGCCTATCCAATATTTCCTCCAACCAAAATTGGCTTTAACGTAGTCACCTACTTTAAACTTGGAACTTTTCGATTCAATTACTTTTCCAATGCATCCACCCTCAAGAGATTTGTTTAGCTCAAAAGGAGGTGCATGTTTAGTTCCTTTGGTCATATAGATGCGTAAAAATGGATCTACGGACATCCAAATAATTCGAACCAAAAAATCACCCTCCTCTTTGAGATCTGGAACTTCCATATTTACTAATTCAAAGTCTTCCACTTTTACCGATCCCACTGGATGCTTCTTTAGATGAATCTCATGACCTGTTCTTTTATTTTTCAATTTACAAACACATAGACGTTAATGATTCAAAAGAACTTTTTTGTTTGGATGAATTGTGTAAATCCAAGCGATCTGATAGTTTGATGAAAATCAAATGAATAGTAACATAAGAGAATAGAGATCACTGTCCAACTTAGTTTGGACCTATCTGACGTAATTTAAGTGAGTACAAATAACAGATTTGGAATACTCAATGGATTATCTACGAAAAGATCCTTAATCTATCTCTCGGTTGGACAAAATATATAGATCCTCTTCTTGAGGAACTGTCATGACGGTAAATTGACAAAAATGATTATTGCCTTAGAGCATTTCTTTAACCTATATGTTAATATTTTAATATTAGTTATAAACGGGACCTGGGGATACAGGATGATATCAATCCTTTAGAATGGGGTCTAATCTGTTTAAAAATTGGGAAATTCTTTATATACTTTCTAATTATGCAAAAGAGATTGTCAACACCTAGGCAAATACTTCTATCTCAATCTGACTTACCATCTCAATTAATTTACAATTGTAATTTGAGTCTAATTGTGATGATTGTTCTTGGTATTGGTTTGCAATTCCTTAAGAGTCTTCACTGATTTCACCATCTTAGATTGCCAACATTTTTTCAATTCACAACTAGTTTGGTGTCTACATACATTGTAAGTGTTGCAAAACCAGGGAATTACTGTCTCACTGATAATTTGGTTGTGATGATTGTATAACACTCAAGGATTGGTAACGATATTTCATAAATCTTGTAAATGGTATAGACTCATGCGTATATACACATTATTTTATTGCTTAATAATAGGTATTAACATCAAATTTATTTAATAAATTCATGTGTTGTATGATGGACCTTAAATCCTATATGTTCATAGAGAATTAATATATAGATGATTATTACTTAGAATTTAAGTAGATGTTATCAAAAAATAAAGAAACTTTTAAGGTGGTAATAATGGTGGGTTTGATGTCTGTTTTAACCTTTGTTCCGTCAGCAAATCAGATCGGATTTTCCTCTCTTCCTCCTCCGCCATCTACGCAGCAACCTCAATCGCCATGCGTAGTTTTCGGGGACACGACCCTACCAAATCAGACAGTCATAATACGATCAAACGAATCTAATGAGCTCATCTCCAAGGATAGCTGCCAAAACCTTGTAGATGAATTAGTTGAACAGTTTGGATTCCGGGTTATTAATACTTCAGAAGTTTCAGGTTGCGAATGTTTTGAGTGGATATTGAAAAACTAGGTATAGCCCTTCTAAAGTAATAATCTCCAATATTTCTATTTTCGACAAAATAGATAACTAATTCTTTTGAGTCTTATTTACACCTTTTCTAATTTCTTGAATTTTTCATCAACAAGATATTCTGCAAGTTTTTTCGTCATCAAACATATATGTTTCCTCTTTTTCTAATAATTTGGATATTTGAAAAATATATTATTGTTTATTGTACTCTAAAAATATGTTTCTTCGGGAAAAGACAAGATAGATGAGTTTAGTAATGGATATATTACATGTCGAGTGCTTGATTTTTTTAATGCTTTCATAATGGGGAACGGATAGATAATACGTGTCAATCATTAAAAAAGAATTTGTCAATCGACTTTGCATTTGAATACTGATCATTCATATTATTTACCACGAATTGATTGCTTTATTATGAATAGGTATTCATAATGGTCCCCAAAGACAATGGAATTATTATTATTGTTAAATGCCAAACAAGATCTATTTTGGTTTTTAATCACTGATTTAATTTATACTATGATATAAGGAAATATTCAAAACCAATAGCAAATCTTATAAAATAGGTTTAGATCTATAGTGTGTGCCAAATAAAAGACTATTTTATTTTTTGTATTTGATGACTTTGTTTATGACAACTGTTCCCTTGATTGCTTCACCAATTCAAATTCAAGGACAACCAATGCCAGAGGATGAATGTGCGTTTCCAAATTCACCAATTAGTTCAACAGCAGACGAGGATTCTTCCTGTAAAAAAAAGTCTACTTCTAACATAACTGATGTTAATTGTTTTGACACACTGCATGATGGCCCGACAATTTGTAAGGAAGCTCAGACTCCATTTGTTCCTTCAGGTGCAAACTAGGTATTGATTGAAGACTGATTTGTCCTCATGGAAGGGTACTAATCATGTTCTCTTCAAGTTTGATGAAGGAAATATAAAAGAAAGAATAGCAAATAATATGAGATTACCCATCCCAACAATTTTCACTATCATTTTTTTAGAAATTCAAATTAACAGTTATAACTTAGTCCGATCATCAGACTAATTCCACCTGTCAGTATTTTCTGATGAACCAAGCGGTTAGACGTTATATTTCTAAGGTATTACTACAAGTAATTTTATATTAGGTTCATATTTGTTTAATAAAGAAAGTATTATCTAGCACCAAAATATATGAACTTGGATAAGGAAAACGAACTCACTACTGAGCTGAAAGTCAAGAGAGATATCAAACGGGCCTGGTGGGCTTCAGTACTAAATCGGTCTTTGAAGGGGATTCTTTAATACTATCTATTAAATTAAAATTTGATATAACAGTATAGTATTTTTTCATCCATCAATACTCGATTTCTTTACATTAAATTTGCCTTCTACAAAAACAGGTTCTTCTATTCCCCAACTCCATTTTTTTGTAGGTCTTATTCTTATATATCGAGATTGTGGATGATCTGTGTTAGACATGTAGCCTTCTTTCCGGTCAACCGTGTCTGCTAATCCATAAATTCTAATACCTCGTGGGTCCCATGGATTTATACTTCTTAAATCATCAATCACTAATGCAACTTTGTTATTCTTTATTACATTCTTATATTTCGTAGATTTTAGAATATTTATTCCACCAACATAAAAATACTCGCCATCAAAATCAAAGCCTACTGGGACAACATCTGGTTGACTACTTTCAACATTTGAAGGAGAGATCGAAGACGTGGCTATTCTTGCAAGTCTTTGTGATTTAATATATTCTATTTCTTTTTCTGTAAACAAATAATCTCTATTAATAATTAATCCGCATTGCATTTAAAATTAGTCACAGAATCAGGTTATCACTAGCTGTTATGTCTTGTTAGATGGATTAGTTATTTATTTTGATGAATGGTGATTTAAAATGGATCCGGTGGGCTTCGAATCCATGAGGTGTATGGGATCTGTAATTAAATAAATATTCCTTTAACTATTGATATACAAATAAATATCGTAATTATTTCTGCATCTCGGATAAACATAGATCACATCGGTATCTTAGTAAATGTAGCCTTTTGTCAGAGTCGGAGTTGGCCATTTTTAGTTCTGGAAAAAACCAAAAATCTATTGGCGATTAGAATAAAAGAACCAATAGTAAGATAGAAATGAGGCAGGAAAAGCACCTCATAGGATATATGTCGTCATAACATACCTCATTTAATGAATTGACGTCTCGATACTCCTGTAATGGATACTTGAGTAAACTGACATGTATAAAATAGTATTTAACGATAATAAAAATAGCTGTGAGTGAGCACGATTAATCCGGCTAATAATATTAATAATTTTAAAAAATTGTTCTTGTTAAATGAAGAATTGGGATAGATACATATTTGAATACAACTTTTGCGTTAGTTTATTTAGTATATGAAAAAGATCATTACTATTGTTTTCTCAGACCTTGATAATAAAAATATCAGACTCGAATTGGACAGTTCATTTTCTCCAAAGACTTTTAAAGCAATACTTGACCATCTGCCGGTCAAAGTCAAAATTAACAGATGGGGAGATGAGCTTTATACAGATCCAACAGAAATCGATGTTAAAGAGGAAGAAAATGCAAAGACGGAAGTTAATGAACTGGATGTTGCATATTGGCCTGAAGGTAAAGCCTTATGTTTATTCTTCGGTCCAACACCCATAAGTAAAGATGGGAAAATATTGGCATATTCTCCTGTTAATGTTGTAGGTAATATTCTAGATCCACCACTGAAAGATGATATTTTAGATCATGTTGAAACTAAATCAAATGTAATAATAAATTAGCAGAGTTTACTGAAAAAACATTTAATCATAATTCATCCTGCAAGAAGCTTGCAATAAAGATATGTTTTATGGGAACATAGGTAGGGGTTGGGTTGGGTAGGTAAAAGAGTTAAATAACAATAATGACGAAGGCAGAATTAATTATTCTTTTAATTTCAAGTAATTTATCAAAACGGTATGAACAAGAGTTTGTGCAGGTAGCGGTTCTATAGAAGTGGTTCTCTTTTGCACGTGATGTTTTAAAACGAACTATTTTGTTATTCTATTTGTTTTTACATGGAATAAAAATAAATGTCTTGTAGAAGGTAAAAATTCTGGTATTAACTTCCATACCTGTTACTATTGTCATATAATTAAATACGATCAGTCATTAATCAGGGAATCATTTTTATCGTCATGGTGCAAGCTATGCTTATTCACCTATTACTTGTAATATGATTTTGCGTTCCCTCGATCTTGTATCCATCTCTATCAACACTATCTGTTGCCAGGTTCCAAGCGTTAGATGACCTTCTATGAATGGAATGGCTAAGCTTGGTCCAATTAACGATGCTCTAACATGGGAGTGTCCATTTCCATCATGCCATGTATTATCATGAGCGTATTCAATATCTTTAGGCACTAGTCTCGATAACATGTCTGGGAAGTCATTTTGCAATCCTGGTTCATACTCTATGGTTGTGATTGCCGCTGTTGACCCGACAACAAAAACTATGACAGCCCCGTTTTCTATTTTACTTTCTTTAACAATCTTGGATACCTGATGTGTAATGTCAATAATGTCATTTTCTGATTTTGATTTGATCTGAATATTCTTCGTTATGACGGTCATGTTTTGTATTAACATTTGAATTATTTTTATAAATAATAAAAATTTTTCATTGTCATCTATTGCACAAGAAAGTATTTGTCTAAACAAGTTGTTAGAAAAGTAATTATTTTGATTAGTGTTTCAAAATATACTTTTTATCTACTTAACCATCAGATCAATGCTTTAGTTTCTAAATTTTAATCTACAAATATTGATACTAATGAATAGACTTAATTCGATTCCGTTTAATCGAATAATTAGTTTGGGTCCAAGGAGTTTAGTAATAGATATATTACAAGTCTAGAGCACTTTGGGATTTGATTCTGATATAATCATATCGACTAAACTACGTATTATCATGAATTCGATTCAAAAATTAAAGAATAAGACCCACTGGACTTTCTGTACAAGCCTTGATAGTAAGGTGAATTAACACTGGGAAATTTTATTTTCACTAATATCGAGGACAATATTATCATATTCATTTATACTTTCATATACAATATTGAAATGAAATGACCGAAGGTCAAAATCAACATCCATTATCAGAATTAATTGTAGAAAAAAGGAGTGGTAATTCTGAAAAATTTGAGGAAGAGAAACTCGTGAGAGGAATTAGCAGGGCAGGAACACCGTTTATGCTTGCTAAAGACATATCCAAATCCATTATCAATAAATTAAAAGAAAATCCGCCCATAGATAATTTTATTTATTCAAGTAAAATACGAGAATATGTTACACAAGAATTAAAGCAAAGAAATCAAAATACAATAGCTGAATCATTTGCTGGCTATAGTAAAAATAATATAACCTCAATTAAAGAAGAGCAACTTAAAAATAATAAATACGATTCAAAAGTTTTACAAACAAAAAACACTCAATCAAAACAGTTGGCAAAAGATAAAGATAACACTTCTGGAAGAGGTACAAAAACAGGACTTCAATAATTACTAATCATTTATTCTTATAAAAATCCTTGGTATACACATAATGAAGGTATAAATTAATACTCCTTAACAGGGGACCCGAAAATAGTGGAAATTCATAATACGTTGGCTCGATTTGGTCCTTGATGACCTCGCATCTGTCTAATTCAGAACAGTTTCCCTGTACGTTACCTAATGATAATTAAAATCCTCAGTTAACCCCTCAGGCTTAAATTCAATGGTTCATTGATTCTTGTTCACAAAAATATTTTTGCGTTGATATGACAAATTAAGTTTAACTTTTTTTATAAAGATATCAAATTCTTAATGTAGTTTAATATCATAATCTACTAACTTTTATCTTGTATTAAAATAAAGAAGTATTAGTTATATAAATATGGTAAAATTTAGCAAATCTTCCATACTATATCTTCTTTTAATATTTGCTCCAATATCTCTCTTTTTGGATCAATTTGATTCTAATGCCACACTTATTTTCATTGTATCTATACTTGCATTGATTCCTTTGGCAAAACTAATCGGAGATTCTACCGAACACCTGGCTTCACATTATGGGTCTACAGTTGGGTCGCTTCTGAATGTGACTTTTGGAAATGCAGCTGAGATCATTATAGGTATAATTGCCATAAGCGCAGGTTTGATAGACTTGGTTAAAGCTTCTATCATAGGTGCTATTTTGGGAAATATTATGCTAATTTTTGGTTTAAGTATGATTGTGGGAGGATTCCGTCATAAAGAACAATCTTTTAATCGTGAAAATGCGGGCTTACAATCCTCAATGATATTTCTTTCTATCATTGGATTGGCAATACCAACATTGCTAGCAATAACTACATTTCAACCACAATCAGTTAACGGAGAAGCAAAGATCCAACTTCTAAGTGACTCGTTAGCTATTATTTTATTAGGTGTTTACATGGCCGGTATAATTTTTACATTTGTTACCCACAGATATCTTTTTACTTCTACTGAATATTCAAATGAAAATGATAACACTTTATCTTCTCTAAGTCTGAAGCATTGGAGCAAGAAAAAGTCATTTTTGATACTTGGACTTAGTATGCTGGGTGTGGTAGTAGTAAGTGAAGTTCTTGTTGGTTCTGTAGAAGAAACAGGCGAAAAGCTAGGTTTTGGTGAAATGTTTGTTGGTGCCATCATAGTGGGTATTGTAGGAAATGCGGCTGAGCATAGTAGCGCGATACTCTTGGCAAGGAAGGGGAAAATTGATTTATCTATTGGTATAGCTGCAGGTTCGGGTACACAAATTGCCCTCTTTGTTGTTCCAATCCTAGTTTTTGCAGGAATTGCCCTAGGTCAACCTTTTACTTTGGAGTTTACAATATATGAATTGGTAACCCTTTTCTTAGCTGCAATAATACTTAACTTAATAGCCCACGATGGAAAAAGCAACTGGTTTGAAGGAGTGATGCTAACTGCTGTTTACATAATCATTGCCCTTGGATTCTATTTCCTTGGATGACTCTTCTTTTCGTCCTCCATTTACAACCTGATTCCTAAAAAAGTAAGTCAAAACTGATATCTGTTTTGCCCTTATTCTTGTTGTAATTCTATTTACAACTATTATTATCTCATCTTATATTCCTGCTATATAGTAAAATTACAACAGGCCTGGTGGGCTTCGTAATAGATATACTACGAGTTCAATAAATCTTGGACTTTCTCTTTATTTGTAAAGGAAGATGGATTGTCATTTGACGATGTATTGGTAAAAACATACCATTTTACAAGTTTTCCAATTATTTGACAAAGCTCTTTTTTAATGACGAAATACCTAATATACAAGATAAGAACATAGAGAAATGATCTTTTGTTATTTTACAAATCATGGATAGTCTTTGTGTACGCCCTTGCACTTTCCTTGGAATCAATCATTATCGAATATCTTACGATATACTTTGTTAGGATTTCTCCTATAGTGCTTTCTTCTTTGAGTATTACGCTATCTGGTATAATGTTGTTATCGGTCGGATCTATTATCTTTAAAAATTATAATGATCTTATAAAGATATTTACTAAAAGTTGGAAATCTCTTATTATGGCATCTTTGTCACTTTCATTAGGAATATATGGATGGTATGACTCTATAAATCGAATAGGAGCTTCGAAAGAAGCCCTTATAGCTGCACCAATAGAAATCATTCTTATAATTATTCTAGCAAGAGTATTTTTGAATGAACGATTAAACAAATTTCAAATTGTTGGTATATTTATAGGATCTCTTGGGTTTTTCCTGTCTCTGGCTAGCGACGTGCCTTTTGATTATTTCAACAATCCAAATCTCTCAAATTTCATTGTGGGTGCAAATATTAATTCAATATTTCATACAGTCTTCTCATTAGTCAGTTTCGGTGATTTGGAAGCAATCCTTTCTGCGGTAGGTTTCGCAGTTGGAGTATTATTTCTGGGAAAATTAGTCAAGAAACACTCTTCAATTCAGGTGGCAGGTGCATCCATGTTTCTTTCAGGCATGATTCTTGTGATATTCATGGTTCTTTCATTGTTATACGAAACAGCGTTTACACCAGTACAATATTTGAATGAATCACCATCTCAGGTGGAATTGCTGTCGGTACATAGAAATCTAGTTCTCTTGTTTTTGTTTTCTCTAATTCCATTTATTGGTTCTTTATCTTATGTAATTGGCCTCCGTAGGATTGGTGCTTCTCTTACGGCAACTATAGGATCTTCTAATATCGTAATTATACTCGTAATTCAAATAGTCTTAAAAGAATTAGGATATCCTAGTCATTTGCCTGAAAATATATTTTTGGCCACTTTTGGATGTATCATAGGATTTCTAGGGATTTTCGTAATTCATATGTCTGATCTTATAACCGCAAAATCAAAGAGATATTATTAGCAGATAAATTATTAAATTGTAAGAAGTCAATATCAACACTACATTCCTATCTAATTAAGATATATATTTACTTGATAAAGAATTCGTATCGTCAGACTAATATAACAAATTCAAATAAGTTTGATAAATATTAAGTTCATTATTTCAATAATTATTTGTCTACTTGCCGATATTTTTGATCCAATTTTTACAAATAAAGCGATACCTTATTGGTATTATGCATTTATGATACCTATGATTGTTCCACCGAATTAGATATTTGGTCCGCTTGGGTTTATCTCATATATCAAATGGGCCCAGTGGGCTTCCGGACGATATCAGTCCTTTAATATTGATTCTAATATTTGATAGATTCAAATCTGATGATTATGGTTTTAGCACCATCCAAAGTGGAACATTCCATTTCCTTATTACTGATTGAATTTTAAGTAAATAATCCGATTTACTAAAGCCAAAAAATAGGCAATACTCAAATCCCTCATTCACTACATCGTCAACATTATTTTCGTATATATTAAACATCCTACGCAGATGCGACCTAAATTTATATAATATCTATCCAAGAAAAAATAATGGAATTGCTTACAAAAATCGTAAAGCTGATCAAAGGGAAAGAACTTGAGATGTTAATAAAAAGGACTGGCAATGAAATCACTTTGAATGGGGCAAAGATAGGGTTTACAGATTTAAATATGGGTCTGGCGAACTTCTCTAATAAATTTATCGAATTTGTGAAAACAAATGAAGTTGCAACTTCACTTGATAATTGTCAGTATCACCTAAGCAAGACAATTACAAATATAAAAGATAATGATAATTTTAAGCAAGAATGTCAACGAATTAGACTGATGATCATTGTAGCATTTCACCAACTAAGTCAAATAATAGGAACCGCTAAAATGACTTCGGATGAGAGTCTAAAAGAACAATTGACAGAGTGGATTAGATATATGAATGACCTGATCAAGCATTCTATTTCGATACTGGAACCAGGACCAAAGTTAATCACTAAAGGACCAGTTTATGATCAAATTATGAAATATCAAGGTTTAAGTGAAAAAGATATGCAAGAGGCAATAGATAATTTATGAATTTTGATTATTTGTTGATTCTCCAATATAGTATTCATCTAAATAGGAATTTTAATCGGAGAGAGAACTGCTAGTATTAGTAATGAAAGAGGAATAATGTTCTTGTTAACGTTTTTGAGTCTGCTTAGTTTATTGAAGGATAATTGTGCATACAAGACCTATTAATTTATTATCATTCCTTAACTATTCATATGAATTATTTTCAGAAACTTTAAATTTTCGATTTCAATGTCTTACAATATCCTTACCTGTGATGACAATCATCTTCTATAAGACCAGAGACGGTTCCTTCTAATCCTACATCATATTTGGATACCGATACGAAGTACTATACTGAGATA
This Candidatus Nitrosocosmicus oleophilus DNA region includes the following protein-coding sequences:
- a CDS encoding secondary thiamine-phosphate synthase enzyme YjbQ gives rise to the protein MTVITKNIQIKSKSENDIIDITHQVSKIVKESKIENGAVIVFVVGSTAAITTIEYEPGLQNDFPDMLSRLVPKDIEYAHDNTWHDGNGHSHVRASLIGPSLAIPFIEGHLTLGTWQQIVLIEMDTRSRERKIILQVIGE
- a CDS encoding cyclophilin-like fold protein; this encodes MKKIITIVFSDLDNKNIRLELDSSFSPKTFKAILDHLPVKVKINRWGDELYTDPTEIDVKEEENAKTEVNELDVAYWPEGKALCLFFGPTPISKDGKILAYSPVNVVGNILDPPLKDDILDHVETKSNVIIN
- a CDS encoding ATP cone domain-containing protein, yielding MTEGQNQHPLSELIVEKRSGNSEKFEEEKLVRGISRAGTPFMLAKDISKSIINKLKENPPIDNFIYSSKIREYVTQELKQRNQNTIAESFAGYSKNNITSIKEEQLKNNKYDSKVLQTKNTQSKQLAKDKDNTSGRGTKTGLQ
- a CDS encoding DUF7482 domain-containing protein translates to MVNSFNSKILWLSTFVLGIFLLIGDNSNALAVANHPISLNTLNGYVDGVMVSYIVTDTSDNKTAVSITESQGHQINFAPLLASVPNQFLQQGYDFLNGIKGEGPFGFQLPVGTALPGDNDYSPLIHLNFVNWTDPGQAKILKSTEEIVQAEQSGKVRIAPSGIIINNPAVWPE
- a CDS encoding NADP-dependent oxidoreductase, with the translated sequence MKNKRTGHEIHLKKHPVGSVKVEDFELVNMEVPDLKEEGDFLVRIIWMSVDPFLRIYMTKGTKHAPPFELNKSLEGGCIGKVIESKSSKFKVGDYVKANFGWRKYWIGKETQSEEKSISKVNSTLGPLRSFLGLLGITGITAYVGLFKICNLREKQDTVFVSSAAGGVGSVVCQLAKIKGCQVVGSCGSDEKARWLVDELGVDYAFNYRKIGLDNISEKLSRVCPNGIDLYFDNVGGKHLEAAINNMNTFGRIALCGTTSQYNDDLKISSGNLDQHINKSPSLEPSNLSLAVSHRLKLQGFIWSDHFDILSEFNSNMSKWISEDRIKLKEYIVEGLENAPKAFVSLFKGDTMGRALVRFD
- the cax gene encoding calcium/proton exchanger, with protein sequence MVKFSKSSILYLLLIFAPISLFLDQFDSNATLIFIVSILALIPLAKLIGDSTEHLASHYGSTVGSLLNVTFGNAAEIIIGIIAISAGLIDLVKASIIGAILGNIMLIFGLSMIVGGFRHKEQSFNRENAGLQSSMIFLSIIGLAIPTLLAITTFQPQSVNGEAKIQLLSDSLAIILLGVYMAGIIFTFVTHRYLFTSTEYSNENDNTLSSLSLKHWSKKKSFLILGLSMLGVVVVSEVLVGSVEETGEKLGFGEMFVGAIIVGIVGNAAEHSSAILLARKGKIDLSIGIAAGSGTQIALFVVPILVFAGIALGQPFTLEFTIYELVTLFLAAIILNLIAHDGKSNWFEGVMLTAVYIIIALGFYFLG
- a CDS encoding PPOX class F420-dependent oxidoreductase; this encodes MQCGLIINRDYLFTEKEIEYIKSQRLARIATSSISPSNVESSQPDVVPVGFDFDGEYFYVGGINILKSTKYKNVIKNNKVALVIDDLRSINPWDPRGIRIYGLADTVDRKEGYMSNTDHPQSRYIRIRPTKKWSWGIEEPVFVEGKFNVKKSSIDG
- a CDS encoding EamA family transporter, with the protein product MLFYKSWIVFVYALALSLESIIIEYLTIYFVRISPIVLSSLSITLSGIMLLSVGSIIFKNYNDLIKIFTKSWKSLIMASLSLSLGIYGWYDSINRIGASKEALIAAPIEIILIIILARVFLNERLNKFQIVGIFIGSLGFFLSLASDVPFDYFNNPNLSNFIVGANINSIFHTVFSLVSFGDLEAILSAVGFAVGVLFLGKLVKKHSSIQVAGASMFLSGMILVIFMVLSLLYETAFTPVQYLNESPSQVELLSVHRNLVLLFLFSLIPFIGSLSYVIGLRRIGASLTATIGSSNIVIILVIQIVLKELGYPSHLPENIFLATFGCIIGFLGIFVIHMSDLITAKSKRYY